Proteins encoded in a region of the uncultured Paludibaculum sp. genome:
- a CDS encoding DUF481 domain-containing protein: MRNKISLSFILVCGLAATLFGDQITLKNGDRVSGKIITADDKTVVLKTDYAGEIKIDRASITNLVTDQVLNVTLKDAGKVQGKVETTADGVQVQKADGTAVTVKPEVVTSLRDDPSQKAYEREEERLHHPRLNDFWAGFVSLGIANSSGNSITTTVSTAASATRAAGKNKITLNFAQLYATQSTTLPHGQTANKVSGGFRIDRDVSKRMFVYGNNGYDYDKFQNLDLRVVVGGGFGYHAWVGKKGYLDVFGGGNWNREKYSQTDTPSITRQIGEVVVGQEMAYQALSKLKLYEKLSLFPNLSETGEYRMNFDATASVPVMKWLELNFGFSDRYISNPVFGNTGNDTIFTTGIRVSFDQTKR, from the coding sequence ATGAGAAACAAAATATCCCTCTCGTTCATTCTGGTGTGCGGCTTGGCCGCTACACTTTTCGGAGATCAGATCACCCTGAAAAATGGGGATCGTGTGTCTGGCAAGATCATCACCGCCGACGACAAAACCGTGGTGCTGAAGACGGACTATGCGGGGGAGATCAAGATTGATCGCGCTTCCATCACCAACCTGGTGACCGACCAGGTTCTCAACGTCACGCTGAAGGACGCGGGCAAGGTCCAGGGCAAGGTCGAAACCACCGCCGACGGCGTCCAGGTCCAGAAAGCCGACGGCACCGCCGTGACCGTGAAGCCGGAGGTAGTCACCAGCCTACGCGACGATCCGTCGCAGAAGGCCTATGAGCGCGAGGAGGAGCGGCTCCACCATCCTCGCCTCAACGACTTCTGGGCCGGGTTCGTTTCGCTGGGCATTGCGAACTCCAGCGGCAACTCGATTACCACTACGGTGAGCACGGCGGCTTCAGCCACGCGCGCCGCGGGCAAGAACAAGATCACTCTCAACTTTGCCCAACTCTACGCCACGCAAAGCACCACTCTGCCGCACGGCCAGACGGCCAACAAAGTGAGCGGAGGCTTCCGCATCGACCGGGATGTCAGCAAACGGATGTTCGTCTACGGCAACAATGGCTACGACTACGACAAGTTCCAGAACCTGGACCTCCGGGTGGTTGTCGGCGGCGGCTTCGGCTACCACGCCTGGGTCGGGAAGAAGGGCTACCTGGATGTGTTTGGCGGCGGCAACTGGAACCGTGAGAAGTACTCACAAACGGATACGCCCTCCATCACGCGGCAGATCGGTGAAGTCGTGGTGGGCCAAGAGATGGCCTATCAGGCGCTGAGCAAGCTGAAGCTCTATGAGAAACTCTCGCTCTTCCCGAATCTGAGCGAAACCGGCGAATACCGCATGAACTTCGATGCAACCGCCAGCGTTCCCGTGATGAAGTGGCTGGAGTTGAACTTCGGCTTCAGCGACCGCTACATCTCGAATCCTGTGTTCGGGAACACTGGCAACGATACCATCTTCACCACCGGTATCCGTGTGAGCTTCGACCAGACCAAGCGATGA
- a CDS encoding DUF6807 family protein: MTRIALLALCGSLPLLAADPLEWRDHKDGRVELLENGKTALVYNYGPQLKSGAPEDRRRCCYIFPVLTPAGVSMLDDFPKDHYHHRGVFWAWPVVETGGQKFDIWMFPNLRDRFEKWISPPSVKKTASLAVENGWYAGDHKIVKETVKITAYPAKGAKREFDVELTLEALGEAVTLRGSAEKGKSYGGFSARFAPREQTSILADTGVVAKDEDLVPHAWAELSALYEGKRASLRITPDPKDPGTPYQWCLRPYGFVGASFPGRTETVDGYTLERGKPLTLKFRVSASDAN, translated from the coding sequence ATGACTAGAATCGCCCTGCTGGCGCTGTGCGGCAGCCTGCCACTGCTGGCCGCGGATCCACTCGAATGGAGAGATCACAAGGACGGGCGCGTGGAGTTGCTCGAGAACGGCAAGACCGCCCTGGTGTACAATTACGGCCCGCAGCTGAAGTCGGGCGCACCCGAAGATCGGCGCCGCTGCTGCTATATCTTCCCGGTCCTGACGCCCGCCGGAGTCTCCATGCTGGACGATTTCCCGAAGGACCACTATCACCATCGCGGCGTGTTCTGGGCCTGGCCGGTTGTGGAGACCGGTGGTCAGAAGTTCGATATCTGGATGTTCCCCAACCTGCGCGACCGCTTTGAGAAGTGGATCTCGCCGCCCTCGGTGAAGAAGACCGCTTCGCTCGCCGTGGAAAATGGCTGGTACGCCGGCGATCACAAGATCGTGAAGGAGACCGTGAAGATCACAGCCTACCCGGCCAAGGGCGCCAAACGGGAGTTCGATGTCGAGCTCACCTTGGAAGCCCTGGGAGAAGCGGTCACGCTGCGTGGCTCCGCCGAGAAAGGCAAGAGCTATGGCGGCTTCAGCGCCCGCTTCGCACCACGCGAACAGACGTCGATTCTGGCGGATACCGGCGTAGTCGCCAAGGATGAAGACCTCGTCCCACACGCCTGGGCCGAACTGTCTGCGCTCTATGAAGGCAAGCGCGCCTCGCTGCGCATCACGCCCGACCCGAAAGATCCGGGCACCCCATATCAGTGGTGCCTGCGTCCGTATGGCTTCGTTGGCGCTTCGTTCCCCGGCCGGACCGAGACGGTCGACGGCTACACCCTGGAGCGAGGCAAACCGCTGACTTTGAAGTTCCGCGTCAGCGCATCCGACGCGAATTAG
- a CDS encoding enolase C-terminal domain-like protein → MMTRRVFAGALPLAGLAAAAPAIRSIEVFPVRYPVNGYFKFFTKPERQTAFVKITCEDGTFGWGQSVPLPTWSYETLESVTTALRGYLAPALAGRNPTDIAGAHAVMNKVIAPSFSTGMPIAKAGIDLALHDISGKLAGKSLPELWGRKSLSKIVLSWTVNTKSIAEAESTLADGRRRGYKHFNIKVAPDPKFDVDLARTVRRFAPDCFLWADANGGYDTDTALTVIPKLKDAGVNVLEQPVAANRLSGFAAAKRQGVLPIILDEGVVSIADLEEFHKLGLLDGVAMKPARTAGLYDARLQVEYLERNKLMFLGSGLTDPDVALAAALVLYAAYGLKYPAALNGLQYLAGSFLKAPFQVEDGALRTPTGPGLGVDVDEEKVRKASHD, encoded by the coding sequence CGCCGCCGCGGCGCCCGCCATCCGCTCGATCGAGGTCTTTCCTGTGCGGTACCCGGTGAACGGGTACTTCAAGTTCTTCACCAAACCGGAACGCCAGACGGCCTTCGTCAAGATCACGTGCGAGGACGGAACGTTCGGTTGGGGCCAGAGCGTCCCGCTGCCCACCTGGAGCTACGAGACCCTCGAATCGGTCACCACTGCCCTGCGCGGCTATCTCGCGCCCGCGCTCGCCGGCAGGAATCCCACCGATATCGCGGGTGCTCATGCGGTGATGAACAAGGTCATCGCGCCGTCGTTTTCGACCGGGATGCCCATCGCCAAGGCGGGCATCGACCTGGCGCTCCACGATATTAGCGGGAAGCTCGCGGGCAAGAGCCTGCCTGAGCTCTGGGGTCGCAAGTCTCTATCCAAGATCGTGCTGAGCTGGACGGTGAACACCAAGTCCATCGCGGAGGCCGAGAGCACCTTGGCTGACGGCCGGCGGCGCGGCTACAAGCACTTCAATATCAAGGTGGCCCCGGATCCCAAGTTCGACGTTGACCTTGCACGCACGGTGCGCCGTTTCGCGCCCGACTGTTTCCTGTGGGCCGACGCTAATGGCGGATATGACACGGACACGGCGCTCACGGTGATCCCCAAGCTGAAAGACGCCGGCGTGAACGTGCTGGAACAACCTGTCGCCGCCAACCGGCTGAGCGGGTTCGCCGCCGCGAAACGGCAGGGCGTGTTGCCCATCATCCTGGATGAAGGGGTGGTGTCGATCGCCGACCTGGAGGAGTTCCACAAACTCGGTTTGCTCGACGGGGTCGCCATGAAGCCCGCGCGCACGGCGGGCCTGTACGACGCCCGGCTCCAGGTGGAATACCTCGAACGGAACAAGTTGATGTTCCTCGGCAGCGGACTCACTGATCCTGACGTAGCCCTGGCCGCCGCGCTGGTCCTTTACGCTGCTTACGGGCTCAAGTACCCGGCGGCACTCAACGGGCTGCAATATCTGGCTGGCTCTTTCCTGAAGGCGCCATTCCAAGTGGAAGACGGGGCGCTACGCACTCCCACCGGGCCGGGCCTAGGCGTCGATGTGGACGAAGAGAAAGTGAGGAAGGCCTCTCATGACTAG